The following proteins come from a genomic window of Rutidosis leptorrhynchoides isolate AG116_Rl617_1_P2 chromosome 10, CSIRO_AGI_Rlap_v1, whole genome shotgun sequence:
- the LOC139872330 gene encoding 2-oxoisovalerate dehydrogenase subunit alpha 2, mitochondrial-like yields MWLAGKRSVNYLMKTSMNPTTFRPLHSTIVSNGNSVAGEGSIKRSHSTMFPCRGSSSTFIFKSYGFEYSTTASNLLDRLSSNNEFEAVNQDINFPGGPVPFTHEMRFLPESSETRVPCYRVLDEDGYPFSSSQFPKLDKEIAVKMYSGMVTFQVMDTIVYEAQRQGRISFYMTSFGEEAINLGSAAAISSDDMIMPQYREPGAAWWRGFTIQDFVNQFFGNKNDYGKGRQMPTHIGSKKHNCITISATLATQLPQAVGVAYSLKMDKKDACVVTYLGDGSSSEGDFHASLNFAAVMEVPVVYICRNNGWAISTPVTEQFRSDGIVVKGKGYGIRSIRVDGNDVLAVYDAVRAAREMAINEQRPILIEALTYRVGHHSTSDDSTKYRSVEEIELWKNSRNPVTLFKKWIQREGWWSDIEESEFRRNVRKQVIHAIQVAEKTEKPPVGDIFSDVYDELPLNLTEQESLLKEAITKHPQDYPKDVPL; encoded by the exons ATGTGGCTGGCCGGTAAAAGAAGCGTCAATTACTTGATGAAAACATCAATGAATCCCACTACTTTTCGACCTTTACACTCGACTATTGTTTCGAATGGTAATTCAGTTGCAGGTGAAGGAAGTATTAAAAGGAGTCATTCAACGATGTTTCCATGTCGTGGTTCATCTTCTACGTTCATTTTTAAATCTTATGGCTTTGAATACTCTACAACCGCAAGCAATTTATTGGATCGTTTGAGTAGCAATAATGAATTTGAAGCAGTAAATCAG GATATTAACTTTCCAGGTGGTCCGGTCCCCTTCACTCATGAAATGAGATTTCTTCCGGAGTCATCTGAGACGAGAGTGCCATGTTATCGAGTTCTTGACGAAGATGGCTATCCATTTTCATCTAGCCAATTTCCAAAG TTGGATAAGGAAATTGCAGTAAAAATGTATAGTGGCATGGTTACTTTTCAAGTTATGGATACAATTGTTTATGAAGCACAAAGGCAAGGGAGAATATCATTTTATATGACCTCATTTGGCGAAGAAGCTATTAACTTAGGATCGGCTGCTGCTATTAGCTCTGATGACATGATTATGCCACAG TATCGAGAACCCGGAGCAGCATGGTGGCGTGGTTTTACGATTCAAGATTTCGTTAATCAGTTCTTTGGAAACAAGAACGATTACGGGAAAGGCAGGCAAATGCCAACTCATATTGGATCTAAGAAGCACAATTGCATCACCATATCAGCAACTTTAGC GACACAACTTCCTCAAGCAGTTGGCGTTGCGTACTCCCTTAAAATGGATAAAAAGGACGCGTGTGTTGTAACGTACTTGGGTGATGGTAGTTCAAGTGAG GGAGATTTTCATGCTAGTTTAAACTTTGCAGCAGTTATGGAGGTCCCTGTTGTTTACATATGTCGAAACAATGGATGGGCTATTAGCACTCCTGTTACTGAACAATTTCGAA GTGATGGCATTGTTGTTAAGGGAAAAGGTTATGGCATCCGTAGTATAAGAGTTGATGGGAATGATGTTCTTGCTGTTTATGATGCAGTTCGTGCAGCTCGTGAAATGGCTATTAACGAACAACGACCAATACTAATTGAG GCTCTTACGTATAGAGTAGGACACCATTCTACGTCTGACGACTCAACAAAGTATCGATCTGTAGAAGAAATTGAATTatggaaaaactctcgaaaccctgTGACACTATTTAAAAAATGGATACAGAGAGAAGGCTGGTGGAGCGATATAGAAGAATCCGAGTTTCGAAGAAACGTTAGAAAACAG GTAATTCATGCAATCCAAGTAGCTGAAAAAACAGAGAAGCCTCCAGTTGGAGACATATTCAGTGATGTGTATGATGAATTACCTTTAAATCTAACGGAACAAGAGAGTTTACTTAAGGAAGCAATAACGAAACACCCACAAGACTACCCAAAAGATGTACCTCTCTGA